Proteins encoded together in one Rhizobium bangladeshense window:
- a CDS encoding D-alanine--D-alanine ligase family protein has translation MTPSQTKLRIAVLFGGRSAEHEVSVLSATNVMSALTPEKYDATPVFITREGQWLLSSFVDGVLATPSSGTEVCLVPGGRGRAMAIPARGTPYELVRIDVLFPVLHGPHGEDGSLQGMAEVARVPLAGCGILGSAAALDKDIAKRLLRAAGLPVARAVAIREGAVPSLTDLESELGLPLFIKPARQGSSVGVAKVHANQEFAPALAEAFRHDRTLLAEEFIAGREIEFSVLEDPAGELFVSRPGEIVPAESHGFYNYDAKYVDENGAALKVPADLPAEVEAAMRDTAAKAFRAIGCDGMARVDFFLTSDMRFVINELNTIPGFTDISMYSKAMAASGVSYPEIIDRLVEHGMARSRRAD, from the coding sequence ATGACCCCTTCCCAAACCAAGCTGCGCATCGCCGTGCTCTTCGGCGGACGCTCGGCCGAACACGAAGTTTCCGTGCTCTCGGCAACCAATGTCATGAGCGCGCTTACGCCAGAGAAATACGACGCCACCCCCGTTTTCATCACCCGCGAGGGGCAGTGGCTGCTGAGCAGTTTCGTGGACGGCGTCCTGGCGACACCTTCATCTGGCACGGAAGTCTGCCTTGTGCCGGGCGGCCGAGGACGAGCGATGGCAATCCCCGCCCGTGGCACGCCATATGAACTGGTGAGGATCGACGTCCTGTTCCCCGTGCTGCACGGCCCGCACGGCGAAGACGGATCGTTGCAGGGTATGGCGGAGGTTGCCCGCGTGCCACTCGCCGGCTGCGGCATCCTCGGCTCGGCCGCCGCGCTGGACAAGGATATCGCTAAGCGTCTGCTGCGGGCGGCGGGCCTGCCGGTGGCGCGCGCGGTGGCGATCCGCGAAGGTGCCGTCCCTTCGCTGACCGACCTTGAAAGCGAGCTTGGACTGCCGCTCTTCATCAAGCCGGCGCGCCAAGGATCGTCGGTCGGCGTCGCCAAGGTCCACGCGAACCAGGAATTCGCGCCCGCCCTTGCAGAGGCCTTCCGTCACGATCGCACATTGCTTGCGGAGGAATTCATTGCGGGCCGCGAGATCGAATTCAGCGTGCTGGAGGATCCAGCGGGAGAACTTTTCGTCTCCCGGCCGGGCGAGATCGTTCCGGCGGAAAGCCACGGCTTCTACAATTACGACGCAAAATATGTCGATGAGAACGGCGCGGCGCTGAAAGTGCCGGCCGACCTGCCGGCCGAAGTCGAGGCGGCCATGCGCGACACGGCCGCCAAAGCCTTCCGGGCTATCGGCTGCGACGGCATGGCGCGCGTCGACTTCTTTCTGACGTCAGATATGCGCTTCGTCATCAACGAGCTCAACACCATTCCCGGCTTCACTGATATCAGCATGTATTCCAAGGCGATGGCGGCAAGCGGCGTCAGCTATCCCGAAATTATCGACCGCCTGGTGGAACACGGCATGGCGCGCTCCCGCCGGGCAGATTAG
- a CDS encoding class I SAM-dependent methyltransferase → MTATQQEHWDEVYRTKAADSVSWYQPTPEPSLRALDEMHLPVTAALIDVGGGASSLVDRLVERGWSDLAVLDIAAPALDVAKARLRGDATRIAWLVTDVTKWRPGRRYDVWHDRAVFHFLTEPEQRLAYRRALETGTAPGSAVIIATFATDGPERCSGLPVQRYDAAALAAEFGSAFSLEREWREEHMTPGGGRQSFQWCVFRRR, encoded by the coding sequence ATGACGGCCACGCAACAGGAACATTGGGACGAGGTATACCGCACGAAAGCCGCCGACAGCGTCAGCTGGTATCAGCCGACGCCGGAGCCTTCACTCAGGGCGCTTGACGAGATGCATCTGCCGGTTACGGCCGCGCTAATCGATGTCGGCGGCGGCGCGTCGAGCCTTGTCGACCGCCTGGTCGAGCGTGGATGGTCCGACCTGGCCGTTCTCGATATTGCTGCGCCGGCGCTTGATGTCGCCAAGGCGCGGTTGCGGGGTGATGCAACCCGTATCGCCTGGCTGGTGACCGATGTCACCAAATGGAGACCGGGACGCCGCTACGATGTTTGGCACGACCGCGCCGTTTTTCACTTCCTTACCGAGCCGGAGCAGCGGCTCGCCTACCGTCGGGCCCTGGAAACAGGCACGGCGCCAGGCAGCGCCGTGATCATCGCCACCTTCGCAACTGATGGGCCGGAGCGGTGCAGCGGTTTGCCGGTCCAGCGTTACGATGCAGCCGCCCTGGCGGCGGAATTCGGTTCCGCCTTTTCGTTGGAGCGGGAGTGGCGAGAGGAGCACATGACGCCCGGCGGCGGCAGGCAATCGTTTCAGTGGTGTGTCTTTCGGCGGCGATGA
- a CDS encoding GNAT family N-acetyltransferase, translating to MSEMGAITIRTERLTLRQPDISDFPAYARLMASPRSAGMGGPFDVRAAWGMFCHDVALWQLFGHGALMIDLSETSECVGQVGINHGPLFPEKELGWFVYEGHEGRGYATEAAFALRGWAFATLKQSSLVSYIAPGNAASIAVAERLGARLDPAAPRTDPADLVYRHLAS from the coding sequence ATGTCCGAAATGGGCGCGATTACAATCCGGACCGAACGCCTGACGCTCCGACAGCCCGACATCAGCGATTTCCCCGCCTATGCTCGGCTGATGGCTTCGCCACGCTCTGCCGGAATGGGCGGCCCGTTCGATGTGAGGGCGGCGTGGGGGATGTTCTGTCATGACGTCGCTCTCTGGCAGCTTTTCGGCCATGGGGCGCTGATGATCGATCTTTCGGAAACCAGCGAATGCGTCGGCCAGGTTGGGATCAATCATGGGCCGCTCTTCCCGGAAAAGGAGCTGGGATGGTTCGTTTATGAGGGGCACGAGGGGCGAGGCTATGCGACGGAAGCAGCCTTCGCGCTGCGCGGCTGGGCCTTCGCGACGCTCAAGCAGTCGTCGCTTGTCAGCTATATCGCACCCGGAAACGCAGCCTCGATCGCTGTTGCGGAGCGCCTGGGGGCGCGTCTCGATCCCGCTGCGCCTCGAACCGATCCCGCCGATCTCGTCTATCGTCACCTTGCTTCCTGA
- a CDS encoding GNAT family N-acetyltransferase, protein MLVRYETPADIEAIQNVTSAAFKPMPYSEGTEAEIIRKLRLSGDLAISLVAEEDGEILGHVAFSPVTINGVHVGWFGLGPISVTPERQRQGIGRALMAKGLALLKAMGASGCALIGNPEVYSGAGFSSDGQLTYHDLNTRFVQRIVFRGAAPSGTLRFAPAFED, encoded by the coding sequence ATGCTCGTCCGATACGAGACGCCGGCAGATATCGAAGCGATTCAGAATGTGACCTCGGCTGCCTTCAAGCCCATGCCCTACAGCGAGGGTACGGAGGCGGAGATCATCCGGAAGCTTCGCTTGAGCGGCGATCTGGCGATATCGCTGGTCGCCGAAGAGGATGGCGAGATCCTGGGGCATGTCGCGTTTTCGCCGGTGACGATCAACGGCGTGCATGTCGGCTGGTTTGGGCTCGGTCCGATTTCCGTGACGCCGGAGAGACAGAGGCAGGGCATCGGCAGGGCGCTGATGGCAAAGGGACTTGCATTGCTGAAGGCGATGGGCGCGAGCGGATGCGCGCTGATCGGCAATCCAGAAGTCTACAGCGGTGCCGGCTTCAGCAGCGACGGGCAACTGACATATCACGATCTCAATACGCGGTTCGTGCAGCGAATTGTCTTTCGGGGGGCGGCGCCGAGCGGGACGCTGCGATTCGCTCCGGCGTTCGAAGACTAG
- the gndA gene encoding NADP-dependent phosphogluconate dehydrogenase translates to MTHRRFVVEKAEIGLIGLAVMGSNLALNIAEKGNKIAVFNRTPEKTDEFYESAGDLKKQIIPCKTIEEFVDAIRPPRPIIIMIKAGDAVDQQMEALRPHLTKGDIMIDAGNANFRDTVARFDRLKDTELTFIGMGVSGGEEGARHGPSIMVGGTEESWKRVEKVLTSIAARYNDEPCVAWLGNDGAGHFVKTIHNGIEYADMQMIAEIYGILRDGLGKSAAEISGIFGEWNKGRLNSYLIEISEKVLAATDPVAGGPMVDMILDKAGQKGTGKWSAIEAQNMGIPATAIEAAVAARSLSSMKSQREAAEKIFGSLGNAFPTAYGAELNRDLELALFAGKIGAYAQGFAVMAEASKEFNWSLPMPVIAKIWRAGCIIRSQFLDEITKAFTDAPDAANLIVTPAFSAMVKESIPALRRVVTAALAAGLPVPALTSALTYFDAYRQGRGTANLIQAQRDFFGAHGFDRLDGKDFHHGPWGSGVATF, encoded by the coding sequence ATGACACATCGGAGGTTTGTCGTGGAAAAGGCAGAAATCGGACTGATCGGCCTTGCGGTCATGGGCTCCAACCTGGCGCTCAACATCGCGGAGAAAGGCAATAAAATCGCGGTCTTCAACCGCACGCCTGAGAAAACCGACGAATTCTACGAGAGCGCCGGCGATCTCAAGAAGCAGATCATTCCCTGCAAGACGATCGAGGAGTTCGTCGATGCCATCCGGCCGCCGCGCCCGATCATCATCATGATCAAGGCCGGCGATGCCGTCGACCAGCAGATGGAGGCATTGCGCCCGCATCTGACCAAGGGCGACATTATGATCGATGCCGGCAACGCCAATTTCCGCGACACCGTCGCCCGCTTCGATCGCCTCAAGGATACGGAACTCACCTTCATCGGCATGGGGGTTTCCGGCGGCGAGGAAGGCGCCCGCCATGGGCCTTCGATCATGGTCGGCGGTACCGAGGAATCCTGGAAGCGCGTCGAGAAGGTGCTGACCTCGATTGCCGCCCGCTACAATGACGAGCCCTGCGTCGCCTGGCTCGGCAATGACGGCGCCGGCCATTTCGTCAAGACCATTCATAACGGCATCGAATATGCCGACATGCAGATGATCGCCGAAATCTACGGCATCCTGCGCGATGGACTCGGCAAGAGCGCCGCCGAAATCTCCGGCATTTTCGGCGAGTGGAACAAAGGCAGGCTGAACTCCTACCTGATCGAGATCTCCGAGAAGGTGCTTGCGGCGACCGATCCGGTCGCCGGCGGCCCGATGGTCGACATGATCCTCGACAAAGCAGGCCAGAAGGGCACCGGCAAGTGGTCGGCGATCGAGGCGCAGAATATGGGAATTCCGGCAACGGCGATCGAAGCCGCAGTCGCCGCCCGCAGCCTCTCTTCGATGAAGTCGCAGCGCGAGGCCGCCGAGAAGATCTTCGGAAGTCTGGGCAACGCTTTCCCGACCGCCTACGGCGCAGAGCTCAACAGGGATCTGGAACTGGCGCTGTTTGCCGGCAAGATCGGCGCCTATGCGCAGGGCTTTGCCGTGATGGCGGAAGCCTCGAAGGAGTTCAACTGGTCGCTCCCGATGCCTGTTATCGCGAAGATTTGGCGCGCCGGCTGCATCATCCGCTCGCAGTTCCTCGACGAGATCACCAAGGCCTTCACCGACGCGCCTGATGCGGCGAACCTCATCGTCACGCCGGCCTTCTCGGCCATGGTCAAGGAATCGATTCCGGCGCTCCGCCGCGTCGTGACCGCCGCTCTCGCAGCAGGCCTGCCGGTGCCCGCGCTCACCTCGGCGCTCACCTATTTCGACGCCTACCGCCAGGGCAGGGGAACCGCAAACCTCATCCAGGCCCAGCGCGACTTCTTCGGCGCCCACGGCTTCGACCGCCTCGATGGTAAGGATTTTCATCATGGCCCCTGGGGCAGCGGTGTTGCGACGTTCTGA
- a CDS encoding helix-turn-helix domain-containing protein, translated as MVSKRRKDRALLAARAGRYLEYAPPPTLRRHFNRLWSNTLFDGPPPAVAIVPDGYCDLLWMDDRLVVAGPDRTATFPVIRPGSTVIGARFAPGAAASWLKTPLSALVGLSVPLADIGRKDTSDFEARLRDCPDPAAAASMFGRLLEEAARNEEEPARDAAVIFAAADSGSPATGLPDRLGISERQLRRRCHHHFGYGAKTLERIRRFQRFLDLCRRADTLPLARIALEAGFADQAHMTREVGELSTLTPAIILDQLGMLEDSG; from the coding sequence TTGGTTTCGAAGAGACGAAAAGACAGGGCGCTGCTTGCGGCCCGCGCCGGCCGCTACCTCGAATATGCGCCGCCGCCGACGCTGCGGCGCCATTTCAACCGCCTGTGGTCCAATACTCTCTTCGACGGGCCGCCGCCAGCTGTGGCGATTGTGCCGGACGGCTATTGCGATCTGCTTTGGATGGACGACCGGCTGGTCGTCGCCGGCCCCGACAGGACGGCGACCTTTCCTGTCATCCGGCCCGGCTCGACCGTTATCGGGGCGCGTTTTGCCCCGGGCGCGGCCGCATCCTGGCTGAAGACGCCGCTCTCGGCGCTGGTCGGCCTCTCCGTGCCGCTTGCCGATATCGGCCGAAAGGACACGAGCGATTTCGAGGCGCGGCTGCGGGATTGCCCGGATCCCGCAGCCGCCGCGTCGATGTTTGGCCGCTTGCTCGAGGAGGCCGCGCGAAATGAGGAGGAGCCAGCCCGCGACGCCGCCGTGATCTTCGCCGCCGCCGACAGCGGCAGCCCGGCCACCGGCCTGCCCGACCGGCTCGGCATCAGCGAAAGGCAGCTGCGCCGCCGCTGCCACCACCATTTCGGCTACGGCGCAAAGACCCTGGAACGCATCCGCCGGTTCCAGCGTTTCCTCGACCTCTGCCGCAGGGCGGACACATTGCCACTTGCACGCATCGCTCTTGAAGCCGGCTTTGCCGACCAGGCTCACATGACGCGCGAGGTTGGGGAACTCTCGACGCTGACCCCCGCGATCATCCTCGACCAACTCGGCATGCTGGAAGACTCTGGCTGA
- a CDS encoding SRPBCC family protein, producing MATMPAKIIHQSIERDWRDVYDFAGKPENMPLWASGLATGFEPDGADWIAHGPLGTIKVSFVPVNEFGVIDHTVTIESGLRVYNALRIVPNGDGCEVMFTLLRLPGMTDEQFAADAAHIEKDLVMLKALMER from the coding sequence ATGGCCACAATGCCTGCAAAAATCATCCACCAATCGATCGAGCGCGACTGGCGTGACGTCTACGACTTCGCCGGCAAGCCGGAGAACATGCCGCTCTGGGCCTCCGGCCTTGCCACCGGCTTCGAACCGGATGGTGCCGATTGGATCGCCCACGGTCCCCTCGGCACCATCAAGGTAAGCTTTGTTCCCGTCAATGAATTCGGCGTGATCGACCATACGGTGACGATCGAATCCGGGCTCAGGGTTTATAATGCCCTGCGTATCGTGCCGAACGGCGATGGCTGCGAGGTCATGTTCACGCTACTGCGCCTGCCCGGCATGACAGATGAGCAGTTTGCTGCCGATGCCGCGCATATCGAGAAGGATCTCGTTATGCTGAAAGCCCTGATGGAGAGATAG
- a CDS encoding VOC family protein, translating to MAENSEHNDRRIDYVEFNVSDIAAAKAFYGSAFGWRFTDYGPNYCEFDDGRLKGGFTDFGPVRPGGPLVVVYARDLEEVLTSVERAGGTICRPITDFPGGRRFHFLDRDGYELAVWATA from the coding sequence ATGGCTGAAAACTCCGAACACAACGACCGCCGCATCGATTATGTCGAATTCAACGTCTCCGACATCGCTGCCGCCAAAGCCTTTTACGGCTCGGCCTTCGGCTGGCGTTTCACCGATTACGGCCCGAATTACTGCGAATTTGACGATGGCCGGCTGAAAGGCGGCTTCACCGATTTCGGCCCCGTCCGTCCGGGCGGCCCGCTCGTGGTCGTCTATGCCAGGGATCTGGAAGAAGTGCTGACCTCTGTCGAACGTGCCGGCGGTACGATCTGCCGGCCGATCACCGATTTCCCCGGCGGCCGCCGCTTCCATTTCCTCGACCGCGACGGCTACGAGCTCGCCGTCTGGGCGACGGCATAA
- a CDS encoding PAS domain-containing protein, with the protein MLELFRAFSLRCAQIEEAIRRGDDQRVMSLDRHVEPLVEAILACQAGNLLEVYMQLQFVSHLVARDADDSASVRGHTAVLSYLLDRYFGTHGPDWRVPSPQDIRIDPPAAYVPDTDNGSFLNAAILEGLPDRVAVLTRDYRYLYSNAANSAHLGRKPMELIGRHLSEFIGEKRFAECAKHKLDACFAGEALDYTYERAADEGASRQVRCRMSPLRDAGGTIIGAMIVMDR; encoded by the coding sequence TTGCTGGAGCTTTTTCGAGCCTTTTCCTTGCGATGCGCGCAAATAGAGGAAGCCATACGCCGGGGCGACGATCAGCGCGTCATGTCGCTCGACCGTCATGTCGAGCCGCTGGTCGAGGCGATTCTTGCGTGCCAGGCGGGCAATCTGCTCGAAGTCTACATGCAGCTGCAATTCGTCAGCCATCTTGTCGCTCGGGACGCCGACGACAGCGCCAGTGTCCGAGGACATACGGCGGTGCTTTCCTACCTGCTCGACCGCTATTTCGGCACGCATGGGCCGGACTGGCGGGTGCCTTCGCCGCAGGATATCCGCATCGATCCGCCGGCAGCCTACGTGCCTGACACCGATAACGGCAGCTTCCTCAACGCGGCAATCCTCGAAGGCCTGCCGGATCGGGTGGCCGTGCTGACCAGAGACTACCGCTACCTCTATTCCAATGCGGCCAACAGCGCCCATCTCGGTAGGAAGCCGATGGAGCTGATTGGGCGTCACCTCTCCGAATTCATCGGCGAGAAACGTTTTGCCGAATGCGCCAAGCATAAGCTGGACGCGTGTTTTGCCGGCGAGGCGCTCGACTACACCTACGAGCGTGCAGCCGACGAGGGGGCATCGCGGCAGGTGCGATGTCGCATGTCGCCGTTGCGCGATGCGGGCGGCACTATCATCGGCGCTATGATCGTGATGGATCGGTAG
- a CDS encoding lipid A biosynthesis lauroyl acyltransferase has product MKLIITRIVLALRNFQQWLVAQAMFGFLNILKLFPADGAIRFADKAMRRLGRRTRRHRLMLVNLRNAFPEKSDAEIEEIALGSWGNMGRLAAEYVFLDQLFDYDPEKPEPGRVEVSGIPIFLDLRDNPRPFIVFTGHTANFELLPVAGAAFGLHVTVLFRPPNNPYIAKKVFDFRSARMGKLVPSHAGSSFALARQLEAGQGVGVLVDQKFGKGLKGTFFGREVKTNPLLPKLVRQFDCEVYPARCIRLPGNRYRLEIEPRLEMPRDAKGNLDLPAAAQLLNDKVESWVREYPEQWLWYHDRWQIKKTLAP; this is encoded by the coding sequence GTGAAGCTGATCATCACCCGGATCGTTCTGGCGCTCAGGAATTTCCAGCAATGGCTGGTGGCGCAGGCGATGTTCGGCTTCCTGAACATATTGAAGCTGTTTCCCGCCGATGGTGCGATTCGCTTTGCAGACAAGGCGATGCGCCGCCTCGGCCGTCGGACCCGTCGCCATAGGCTGATGCTCGTCAATCTGCGCAATGCCTTCCCTGAGAAGAGCGACGCCGAGATCGAGGAGATCGCTCTAGGCAGCTGGGGAAATATGGGTCGGCTCGCAGCCGAATATGTCTTCCTCGACCAGCTGTTCGACTACGATCCCGAAAAACCCGAGCCGGGCAGGGTTGAGGTGTCGGGCATTCCGATTTTCCTCGATCTGCGTGACAACCCGCGGCCCTTCATCGTTTTCACGGGACATACGGCCAATTTCGAGCTGCTGCCGGTGGCAGGTGCAGCCTTCGGGCTGCATGTGACGGTGCTTTTCCGGCCGCCGAACAATCCCTATATCGCCAAAAAGGTGTTCGATTTCCGCAGCGCGCGCATGGGCAAGCTGGTGCCTTCGCATGCCGGCTCCTCCTTCGCGCTCGCGCGCCAGCTGGAAGCGGGCCAGGGGGTGGGCGTGCTCGTCGACCAGAAATTCGGCAAGGGGCTGAAGGGCACCTTCTTCGGGCGTGAGGTGAAGACAAATCCGTTGCTGCCGAAGCTGGTGCGGCAGTTCGATTGCGAGGTCTATCCGGCGCGCTGCATCCGCCTGCCGGGGAATCGCTATCGGCTGGAAATCGAGCCGCGGCTGGAGATGCCGCGCGACGCCAAAGGCAATCTCGACCTGCCGGCGGCTGCCCAGCTCCTCAACGACAAGGTGGAAAGCTGGGTGCGGGAATATCCGGAACAGTGGCTCTGGTATCACGACCGCTGGCAGATCAAAAAGACTCTCGCGCCTTGA
- a CDS encoding zinc-binding dehydrogenase, protein MRALQLIDDRKLEITDLPEPDAPAAGEVTLRVKAVALNHIDVWGWRGMAFAKRKMPLVIGAEASGVVDAIGPGVANVLPGQLVSIYGARTCGLCRPCREGRDNLCEHVSGVHGFHLDGFAQEKVNLPARLLVPAPPGVDAIGAALAPVTFGTVEHMLFDNARLEPGETILVHAGGSGIGTAAIQLAKKIGCTVITTVGSDDKIEKAKALGADHVINYRTDRFEGVVRKLTKKKGVDVVFEHVGKDTWAGSMLCMKRGGRLVTCGSTSGVSTEMNLMMLFQQQLKLFGSFGCRMENMANAMQKMGRGLVHPVIDTEVGFNDIDRALERMESRQIFGKIILKMD, encoded by the coding sequence ATGCGCGCTTTGCAACTGATCGACGACCGCAAGCTTGAGATCACCGACCTGCCGGAGCCGGATGCACCTGCTGCAGGCGAGGTGACGCTGCGCGTCAAGGCGGTGGCCCTCAACCATATCGACGTTTGGGGCTGGCGCGGCATGGCTTTCGCCAAGCGCAAGATGCCGCTCGTGATCGGCGCTGAGGCTTCCGGGGTCGTCGACGCGATCGGGCCGGGTGTCGCCAATGTGCTGCCGGGTCAGCTCGTCTCGATCTATGGTGCGCGCACCTGCGGTCTCTGCCGACCCTGCCGCGAGGGCCGCGACAATCTCTGCGAACATGTCTCCGGCGTGCACGGTTTCCATCTCGACGGTTTCGCGCAGGAAAAGGTCAATCTGCCGGCGCGCCTGCTGGTGCCGGCTCCTCCCGGGGTCGATGCGATCGGCGCGGCGTTGGCGCCCGTCACCTTTGGCACCGTCGAGCACATGCTGTTCGACAATGCCAGACTCGAACCCGGCGAAACGATCCTCGTCCATGCCGGTGGCTCCGGCATCGGCACGGCAGCGATCCAGCTCGCCAAGAAGATCGGCTGCACCGTCATCACCACGGTCGGTTCCGACGACAAGATCGAGAAGGCCAAGGCGCTCGGCGCCGATCACGTCATCAACTATCGAACTGACCGCTTCGAAGGTGTGGTGCGCAAGCTCACGAAGAAGAAGGGCGTCGATGTCGTCTTCGAACATGTCGGCAAGGATACCTGGGCAGGTTCGATGCTCTGCATGAAGCGTGGCGGGCGTCTCGTCACCTGCGGCTCAACCTCGGGCGTTTCCACAGAAATGAACCTGATGATGCTGTTTCAACAGCAATTGAAGCTGTTCGGCTCTTTCGGTTGCCGCATGGAGAATATGGCCAACGCGATGCAGAAGATGGGCCGTGGGCTCGTTCATCCCGTCATCGACACAGAAGTCGGCTTCAATGATATCGACCGGGCGCTGGAGCGGATGGAATCGCGTCAAATCTTCGGCAAGATCATCCTCAAGATGGATTGA